ATTCTGCTTATTTCCCATCACCCTGCCCCTCGGGACACCCTGTCCACTCTTCAATCAACCTCAACTTCAGCTCCTCTTCTCCAGGCACTTCcccgtgcaagcacaggagatataGCGCCTGCTCCTTTACATCTTCCCTTCCCATGTCCCAAACACTTCTgcaaggtgaaacagtgatttgcttgtacgtctttcaatttattaacagtattcgctgctcacgatggagTCTCCCGTACATTGGGAGAGCAGCAAAGGGAAATTGACTGATTGTGCTGCCGGACTcgttgttcagtctgcaagtgtgagcaTTAGGTTCTAGTCTTTTGTCCTTTTAATTCGAAATCACAGTCCCACTCTCACTTCTCTATGCTTGATCGCCAACATTCTTCCACTGAATCTCAAAAAGGAAAATCACCAGAATTTTCAATTCGCCATGTTATTGCCTgtcagactcaacactgagattaaaaacttcaggttacaatgaaagcaaaatactgcagatgctggaaatctgaaataaaaacaagaaatactggaaccactcagcaggtctggcagcatctgtgaaaagagaagcagagttaacgttttgggtcagtgacccttcttcggaactgacaaatattagaaaagtcgcaggttataagcaagtgaggtgggggtggcgcaagagataacaaaggaggtgtagattggacaaggccatatagctgaccaaaacgtcacggagcaaaggcaaacaatatgttaatggtgtgttgaaagacaaggcattagtacagattaggtattaatgcaCTGAATATCGGCAGCAAGTGAaagcctgaaaaaaaacagtgagtaagcaatctGAACGAACTAagctgaaatgaaataaatgcaaaaaaaaaagattgtaaaaaatgtaaaaaagaatgtaaaacaaaaagaaggaaaaaaaaggaagaaaaaataactaaaaatgaaggtaaaatggggggctgtcatgctctgaaattattgaactcaatgttcagtccggcaggctgtagtgtgcctaatctgtacatgagatgctgttcctcgagcttgcgttgatgttcactggaacactgcagcaatcccaggacagagatgtgagcatgagagcaggggagagtgttgaaatggcaaacaaccagaagctcagggtcctgcttgcagactgagcggagatgttctgcaaagcggtcacccagtctgcgcttggtctccccaatgtagaggagaccacactgtgagcagcgaatacagtatactacattgaaagaagtacaagtaaatcactgcttcacctgaaaggagtgctggggcctgggatagtgaggagagaggaggtaaatgggcaggtattacacctcctgcgattgcaagggaaggtgccatgggacggggacgatgtggtgggggtaatggaggagtggaccagggtgtcgcggagggaatgatcccttcggaatgctgacaggggaagggagtggaagatgcgactggtagtggcatcacgctggaggtggcggaaatggcggaggatgatcctttggatatggaggctgatggggtggaaattgaggacaaggggtaccctgtcacggttctgggagggaggggaaggggtgagggtagaggtgagggaaatgggccggacacggttgagggccctgtcaacaacagtggggggaaatcctcggttgaggaaaaaggaggtcatatcagaagcaccgtcatggaagatagcatcatctgagcagatgcgtcggagacggagaaattgggagaatggaatggagtaacatactattaacatattgtttgcctttgctccgtgaccttttggtcagctatgctgccttgtccaatctacacctcctttgttatctcttgccccacccccacctcacttgcttataacctgtgacttttctaatatttgtcagttccgaagaagggtcactgacccgaaacgttaactctgcttctcttttcacagatgctgccagacctgctgagtggttccagcatttcttgtttttatttgaggttACAATGATTGCTCCCATTTCTTGGATGGCCTGCGCTAGTAATGGGGGATGACGTCTGCAGAGTCACTGCGAGTGGAGGGGGTGAGGGCTGGTGGGGTGGGGATCCACTATTGGCACACAACTGGCAGGCTGTCCACACCCCTGGGATCAACccaccattctctgtcactttcCAGGCGACTGAAGCATTCTCGTCTATGCCAGATTTCccatgctcccctccccctctgttactctcctgcaatcatttcaaactcttctggaccattcaccttgcaccatcgtcccttttgtcattgaatcactcctgccctccaccctatcacaggcctttccCTTGTTTCTTTCTTCCCCTTATATCCCACTTTCACTGGCTCCATCATTGctttaatatcttccagttctgatgaaagcctattgaccggaaacgttaactctgtttctctcttcagagatgctgccagacctgctgagtgttttcaacattgtcCTGTTTTTATTAGATTttcagcagtttcagtattttgtttttattccaatacATACGCCTCGATATGAACAGGGGTGGGTGACATAGGTGGGGAGTGAGGtttgagttttaactccacagactgcctcttttgtTCTTGACAGGTTCCCCACACAGAAGTCAGCctcattgacaggcttggcttgcagtcgggcagggaggactctggagcaggcctcaggagAAGGGCGGTCCAAACTCTGACCTCTGGGTATGGGGGAGGGAGGCGGGGGCTGATGATATCTTGGTGTGTCCAATcccagatctgaaataaaaacaagaaatgctggaaatcctcagcaggtctggcagcatctgtcgagagagaagcagagccaacgtttcaggtcagtgaagggtcactgacctgaaacattggctctgCCTCTTCCTGGAATGTTGGAGAAGTGGTAGGAGGGAGGGGAGGGTCACTGCCTATTCCTCGACCCAGGGCTCATATGCTTGAGGTGGACCTCATCCAGCGAGGGGAAGAGGGAGTTTCTGATTACCATTCCCGGGAAGGAGTCTTCTAACCTGGAAGGTGGGCTGAGTCCCGAGAAGGGGAGCAGGTAATGTCTGATCCCAAtcctggggaggggtctcccaaTCTGGAGATTGGACTCAGTCAGTATAGAGGGTGCTGGTGGGGGAGTGTCTGATCCAAGACACGATGGGAGACCTGATTCCTGGGGCTTCCGAACCTGGGAAGGTGGTCTGATATGGGAGAGGGGGTGTTAATACGGAGTGGGATCCGATCCTGGTCAGGACAGTCTGATCCTGAGGGTGTTGGAACCCAGTGCCAGGTGGTAGATACATCTGATCACAGGGTGTGGTACGGCGCAGTCCAAACTCAGGGAGGGTGGCTTGCGATGCCAGGGTGGGAGGTCCAATCCTTGGATGGTATTGTGCGATCCCAGTGTTGGGAGCTGTTGAAATCCTGAGGGAGTGGATAGGTGATCCTGGATAGTAGGATGGTTCTGATTGCCAATtccgtgtggctttgtgtgtggtgTGGGATCTGAAGGTGAAACCTGGGAGGCCACAGTTAAACCTGTAAAATGGATTAATTCACagacttccagcctcattcaagtatttaaattgccaacccccTCCTGGGAGTGGCTGCCTGCACATCCGTTTACCAACTCCATTAAACTCGGAAGTGCGCAGGTCGGAGGTCAGTTGGGGTCGGGGTTGAGAttttaaattttaacctctgacccgccCAAACGCACCTGCTTTTGGTGCTAAATTCCTGACCTTACTGTTTGGGTTAGACACAGAGAATGTTCTATCAGTAATTTCCAGGATCttttcccttttctctctttcagttaatttagtggcgattgtgatcctgtcccggggcaagtgcggcctctccacttgcacgactcgctacctggtggccatggcaatgatgGATTTACTGGTCataatcactgaggtcatactttggcggatcagttattattatttcccgggatcgttcctggacatcacccctgtgtgtagttttATTGATGCCCTGAGTCGTgcagctacagactgttctgtctggttcaccgtcacgttctcctttgatcgatttgtggccatttgttgccagaagctgaaaacaaaatattgcactgagaaaactgcggctgtggttctggcaacaaccggcattctgctctgtttaaaaaatgttCCCTTCTATTATTTGTATGAACCTGGACGGATAATCGACGGTGTACCATGGGACTGTGCTATAAAACCAAGCTGTTATACCGATCCCAGTTggctgggatttgactggtttgataaggttttaaccccattgctcccatttgctttaattctgttgttcaactctctgacagtcagacacattttagtggccagtcgagtccgtcagagactgaggggtcagagcaagggagagaatcacagtgacccagagatggagagcagaaggaagtctatgattttacttttcaccatatccaataacttcatacttctgtggttggtgtatgtgatagatttcttatattataacattgcaGGAGTAAATCTCAGCaattacaatgattctgaatatatatttcaacaAGTAGGATATTTGCtactgaatttaagttgctgcacaaacacatttatttatggggcgactcagtccaagttcagagagcaggtcaagaatgcagtgaaatatccagttacatcaattattcaattaatggatAATCAAAATAACTGATAGCAGCCCAGGGGTGGTTGCCAGAGTTTCCATAGAGTCCTAattatttacagcacaaaaggagactattaggcccatctagtccatgctggAATCCATGACTGTAACATTTCTCCCCAAGGAGCAAGAGGTGACTGACAGATGGATGACCAGAAATACACTGgcgtgggggtggggttggtggggttGGTGGGCGGCGGGGTATAGGGTGGAGGGTTGGTTAAGGGTGCTCACACACACCAAAGGACAAGCAAGAGGTGACCTTTGGAGGAGCAGACGAAGGGGGCTAGCAGGAGGGTCAGAGTGCCTCCTGCAGGACAGGAGTGAAACAGCAGCCTCAGTATCGTCAGCAGCTCCTCTGATTTGATTCTCAgttcctcacatctgctcagaaaatAATACTTGATTTCTTAAAGCAAAATGTTCGATATGCTGGCAATTTTCATGTATGAATTTATTCTTCTTTTATTTATTGTCCGGGATACTTTGAGTCTATCTCCTTTCCATTGCCCCCACCTGTTGCTGCCGTTTCTCTCTCTGTCCGAGTCAGATGgtggtgtgggagcggagtggggcagggaggTGAGGGGCAGGGGGTTCAcatttggacaagcccagtagtgaGAAGACAGGATCCCAGTTGAGGGAATGGGGCCAGTCTCGACACAGGAGCTTGCAGACTCAGGGGCCTCAGATTGACAGCTGCACGGATAAATGGGGCCGAATCCCTTCCTGGTCTCCATGTTAGTTGATATTATTAATGGTTACCTCTCCTTgcattctgtccctctctccgtcaAATTTGCCATCTCCCCTTTCCTCTGAacacttgacccctctgtccttgcaaattaaAGCCCAAACACCgagctccctttcctctccaaggtccttgaacatgttgtcacttcccacatctgtgcccatctttcccagaactccctaTTTGAATCCGTCCAATCAGGTCTCCGCCCCTGCCATAGTAccggcccttatcaaagtcacaaatgatatcttaTGTGACTGTTCCAAaaccttgctatctctgtaacctgactCAAACCTTACAGCCCATCCTATCTCAAAAACATCATCAAAATGTACAACTCATCCTATCCCTGTAAATTCTTCAGTCCCTCCCTATcttagtaacctcctccagccaaaacAATGATCCCTATatgcgtaacctcctccagcccctataatatTACCtttttctgtaacctccttcagccccccaGACCACTTATTTCTGACATCCTCTCCAGCTCTATTAACCTGTGAATCTGTGCTCTGCCAATACTGACCTCTCCTGCACACACCTATATCTACCAGTCTGCCATTGGTGACCGTGCTTTTAGCTGCTTGTccagaagctctggaattccttccctaaacatccatgtctctctgcctcctctccccaccttgaaaacctacctctttgaccaagctattagtTACCAGTCCTAACATCCccttttgttgcttggtgtcaaattgCGATCTGATTAACGTTCCTgttccttggaatgttttactacgttaacggCACTAAATCAATGTAAACTGTTGTTGTTGAGTGGTGGACTTACCCTCGTTTCCCTCTACTGTCATGGGGGCCAGTGGAATTCTAATACACCCGCCACTGACATTTTATTCCTGAtgttcatagagtcatcgagttatacagcacagaaacaggcccttcggcccattgagtctgtgtcggccatcaagtacctaactattctaattccattttccagcatttggcccgtagccttgtatgctatgacgtttcaagtgctcacctaaatacttcttaaatgttgtgagggttcctgcctctaccaccccttcaggtagtatgttccagtttccaaccaccctctggatgagcttttttttcctcagatcccttctaaacctcttccccttaccttaaatctatgccccttggttattgacccctccgctaatgaAGAATGTCTCTTCTTTTCTAACTTATCAATTTCCCttataattttgtagacctcaatcacgcccccttcagccttctgtgctcgaagggaaacaaccttagccttttcagtctctcatcatagctgaaatgctccagcccaggctgtTCACTGTTAagcacaggaacaagaggaggccattgagccccgaGAACCTCATGCTTCATTTaaagagatcatggttgatctgtatgcaAACCTCATCCacttgaaaaatgggattagaatagatagatactTCATGGctggtacaggcacgatgggccgaaaggcctgtttctgtgctgtataactctatgactctatgacacctgccttggctccatatcccttaataaccatGTTTAGCCAaattctatcaaactcagatttaatatTGTTAACTGAACGATCCAATAGTGCAAGTGACTTCTACATCTCTACAACCCTTTGCACGTAGaattgcttcctaacatctctcctgaaaggcctggcttaggtacagagtaaagctccctccattcAATCTATCCAAACCCACCCATGTCAGGTGGAGCAGGAGTTAGATATATTGCAAGGTTCCATCTACACACTCTATCTCAGTCCCTCCCTCGCCACCTCCTGCACTCTTGTTATGTCTCTACTGCTTCCCTCCTTTTGCTCTGGCTCTCCCTCTCAAAGTCGATGTGGGCTaaattttgtgcaggaggtggggcttcCGACACCAGGCTCAAGGGGGGGCAGCGGTGGTCGTCGTGCACCTCAGCCTTTTCCTGTCCCCCTGAGTGATCTGCAGGTGTTTTTGCATCCAAGTTTCATGAGCCAGAATCCCTGTCCCTTTGAagaccacctgaagttaaagaccagttctacgagcaactccagaaTATCATtactagcattcccaataccgaacatttgttcctgctgggggactttaacgccagggttggggccgaccatgtctcatggccctcctgccttgggcgctatggcattggaaagatgaatgagaatgaacagagactgctggagttgtgtaccaatcaaaacctctgcatcaccaactcgttctttcatactaaaccctgtcaccaggtttcatggaggcacccaagatcatgtctttggcaccagctggacctcatcgtcacaaggcgagcctctttaaacagtgtccaaatcacatgcagcttccatagTATGGACTGCAacatcgaccactccctggtgtgcagccaggttagactcaaaccaaagaagctacattactccaagcagaagggccgcccgcgcatcaacactaacagaatttcctttccacagctgttacataagtttctaaattcacttgaaaaagcccttcaaaacacaccaacaggggatgcagagaccatgtgggcccacatcagcgttggcatctatgactcagcaatgaacctctatggcaaacgtgagaagcagaatgccgactggtttcaatctcactttgaagagctggaacctgtcacagccaataagcgcattgcactgttgaaccacaagaaagcccccagcgagttaacatccggagcacttaaagtagccaggggcactgcacaaagaacagccagatgttgtgcaagtgactactggcaatacctatgcagtcacatttagctggcctccaacaccagaaacatcagaggaatgtatgatggcattaagagagttttgGGCTAATCATTAAGAGGATCGCCACCcgccccccgtccccctccccccaagtttaaatcaggggacacgatcaatgACCAGTGCAAGCAAATGGTCTGCTgtgaagcactacctagaactgtactccagggaaaatattgtcatTGAGACCACCCTCAAggcagcccagtctctgctagtcatggatgagctgaacgaacagtcaacaaaatcggaactcagtgaagccatttattctctagccagtgcaaaagcccctgggaaggagggCATTGCCCCTGAATTAATCAAGAGcacctgctttgcctgtgctgtgatgagggagcagtaccacagggcatacgcaatgccaatatcatcaccctctaaaagaaAAAGGGTGACCACTGTGACTGCAACAACAtctgtggaatcttcctgctcagcatagtggggaaagtcttcgctccagtcattttaaacaggctccagatgctggctgagcatgtctatcctgaggcacagtgtggcttttgagcagagagatccaccattgacatgctgttctcccttcgccagctacaggagaaatgccacgaacaacagatgcccctttacattgctttcctagatctcaccaaagcctttgacctcgtcagcagacgtggtctcttcagacttctagcaaagattggatgtccaccaaagccactaagtatcatcacctcatcccgtgtcaatatgaaaggcacaattcagcagagcggtgcctcattagacccctttcctatcctgagtggcgtgaaacagggctgtgttctcgcacctacactgtatgggatcttcttctctctgctgctctcacatgcgtccaAGCCTTcagatgaaggaattttcctccatacaagatcagatggcaggttgttcaaccatgcccgtctaacagcgaagaccaaagtatggaaggtcctcatcagagaactgctctttgctgacgatgctgtattaacatcccacacagaagagtgtctgcagagactcatcaacatgattgcggctgcctgcaatgaatttggccgaaccatcagccttaagaaaacgaacatcatgggacaggacatcagaaatgctccatccatcaatatcgacgaccatgctctggaagtggttcaagagttcacctacctaggctcaactatcaccagtaacctgtctctcgatgcagaaatcaacaagcgcatgggaaaggcttccactgctatgtccagactggc
The nucleotide sequence above comes from Heterodontus francisci isolate sHetFra1 chromosome 29, sHetFra1.hap1, whole genome shotgun sequence. Encoded proteins:
- the LOC137345719 gene encoding probable G-protein coupled receptor 139, coding for MYEAFYSIRKIYYLILAVSGVPFNLVAIVILSRGKCGLSTCTTRYLVAMAMMDLLVIITEVILWRISYYYFPGSFLDITPVCSFIDALSRAATDCSVWFTVTFSFDRFVAICCQKLKTKYCTEKTAAVVLATTGILLCLKNVPFYYLYEPGRIIDGVPWDCAIKPSCYTDPSWLGFDWFDKVLTPLLPFALILLFNSLTVRHILVASRVRQRLRGQSKGENHSDPEMESRRKSMILLFTISNNFILLWLVYVIDFLYYNIAGVNLSNYNDSEYIFQQVGYLLLNLSCCTNTFIYGATQSKFREQVKNAVKYPVTSIIQLMDNQNN